Proteins encoded by one window of Moorella humiferrea:
- a CDS encoding peptidoglycan DD-metalloendopeptidase family protein, with product MPPPGKLPDMAAARGRCLRERTERWKEKYRNKYRGKRKFFLINAVLAGGILLGGWYYFLAPNAWAVMVNGRQVAVTADRAEVDRIIQDILAEKMTADSIGLKIADQVSFQRVRISSRAVMDAEGLKEALQQALHITANATVITIDGRPEIVVASDSVADAVLEQYKKDYLPPPGSGEIQEVKFLEEVTYEHRPASPEEILTPEQALARLKGMSGKNMEYVVKQGDSLWSIARAHGLLVDDIKAANPELKGERLDIGQRLRLTVAQPLLEVMVVYNQEVRETVPYDVKIKENEELFRGQERVIQSGAEGERLVTYRIVTKNGNQVEKNVIGEQVLKEPVTQVVERGTRMVLASRGGSGILSWPVRGPITSPFGYRGGEFHTGMDIGGNIGQPVGAAADGRVTFAGYDGGYGRMVIIDHGGGLVTRYAHLSGFNVRVGQRVSRGQVIGYVGTSGRTTGPHLHFEVLVNGNFRNPAGYL from the coding sequence ATGCCGCCACCGGGTAAACTGCCGGACATGGCGGCCGCAAGGGGTCGCTGTTTACGGGAACGGACCGAACGGTGGAAGGAGAAGTACCGGAATAAGTACAGAGGAAAGAGAAAGTTCTTTTTAATTAATGCCGTCCTGGCGGGGGGCATCCTGCTGGGAGGGTGGTACTATTTCCTTGCGCCCAACGCATGGGCCGTGATGGTCAACGGCCGGCAGGTGGCCGTGACCGCCGACCGGGCCGAAGTTGACCGCATCATTCAGGATATCCTTGCAGAAAAAATGACGGCGGACTCCATTGGGCTTAAGATCGCAGACCAGGTGTCCTTCCAAAGGGTCCGTATAAGCTCACGCGCGGTTATGGATGCGGAGGGCCTTAAAGAAGCCCTGCAGCAGGCGCTGCATATAACCGCAAACGCCACGGTAATCACCATCGACGGCAGGCCGGAAATTGTAGTAGCCAGCGACAGTGTGGCCGATGCGGTTCTGGAACAATATAAAAAAGACTACCTGCCTCCTCCGGGAAGCGGCGAGATTCAGGAAGTAAAATTCCTTGAAGAGGTAACCTATGAACACCGACCGGCCAGTCCGGAGGAAATATTGACACCGGAGCAGGCCCTGGCCAGGTTAAAGGGCATGAGCGGCAAAAACATGGAGTACGTGGTGAAGCAAGGCGATTCCCTGTGGTCCATAGCCCGGGCCCACGGCCTCCTCGTCGACGATATTAAAGCCGCCAATCCCGAACTTAAAGGAGAGCGCTTGGATATAGGCCAGCGATTGAGGTTGACGGTCGCCCAACCCCTCCTTGAGGTAATGGTCGTCTACAACCAGGAAGTAAGGGAAACAGTGCCCTATGACGTAAAAATAAAGGAAAACGAGGAACTTTTTCGGGGACAGGAAAGAGTTATCCAGTCCGGTGCCGAAGGAGAACGCCTGGTTACCTACCGGATAGTGACCAAAAACGGTAATCAGGTAGAGAAAAATGTAATCGGCGAGCAGGTGCTAAAGGAACCGGTGACACAGGTGGTGGAGCGGGGAACGCGCATGGTACTGGCGTCCCGTGGAGGCTCCGGGATTTTGTCCTGGCCCGTTCGCGGTCCCATAACCTCTCCCTTCGGTTACCGCGGTGGCGAGTTCCATACCGGCATGGATATCGGCGGAAACATAGGGCAGCCCGTAGGCGCCGCGGCTGACGGCAGGGTTACCTTTGCCGGCTATGACGGCGGGTACGGCCGCATGGTCATTATCGACCACGGCGGCGGGCTGGTCACCCGTTACGCCCACCTGTCGGGCTTTAACGTCCGGGTCGGCCAACGGGTAAGCAGGGGGCAAGTTATCGGTTATGTAGGAACGAGCGGCCGCACCACCGGTCCCCACCTTCACTTTGAAGTCCTGGTAAACGGCAATTTCCGCAACCCTGCGGGTTATTTGTAG
- the scfB gene encoding thioether cross-link-forming SCIFF peptide maturase, with the protein MPALNLENVDWRGDVYWFDFEELCLLLDVNSGAVHIIDGPTRDVLEELRAGGRNGKFTENDWTTLLPRSLGKWGAATVEEVWTELAAKQAEGTLFSEDRLGPSYRPPEPTLQALCLHVAHDCNMRCRYCFADGGPFGGERGLMSRETGYRALELLLKESGRRPRIEVDFFGGEPLLNFGVVRELVAYGREKAAAAGKRISFTLTTNGLGLTPEVEEFLITNQISVILSLDGRPEVHDLNRRTPSGQGTYHLVVPRERHFVAAQGHRDYWVRGTYTHQNLDFSEDVLHIAALGFRFVSLEPVVAAPEAEYAIREEDLDRLAEEYRRLAVAYLEAGAGGNPFKFFHFSIDPEAGPCLAKRLSGCGAGTSYLAVTPGGDLYPCHQLVGKREYRLGNVQEGITRPELREEFRQAHVYNQPECRRCWARFYCSGGCHAANLAATGNLREPAPVACAVQKMRLQAAIYVQVKEAIGA; encoded by the coding sequence TTGCCTGCACTAAATCTTGAAAACGTCGACTGGCGGGGAGACGTCTACTGGTTCGATTTTGAAGAACTCTGTTTGCTTCTGGATGTCAACAGCGGTGCCGTGCATATCATAGATGGGCCCACCAGGGACGTTCTGGAGGAACTACGGGCTGGGGGAAGGAACGGTAAATTTACGGAGAACGACTGGACCACCCTGCTTCCCCGCTCTTTAGGAAAATGGGGGGCCGCTACGGTGGAAGAGGTTTGGACGGAACTGGCAGCCAAGCAAGCAGAAGGCACCCTCTTTAGCGAAGACCGCCTCGGTCCCTCCTACCGTCCGCCTGAGCCCACCCTTCAGGCCCTCTGCCTTCACGTGGCCCATGACTGCAACATGCGCTGCCGTTATTGTTTTGCCGACGGCGGCCCCTTCGGTGGCGAACGGGGTTTAATGAGCCGGGAGACCGGCTATCGTGCCCTGGAACTGCTGCTAAAGGAATCCGGCCGGAGGCCGCGGATAGAAGTCGACTTTTTTGGTGGAGAACCGCTCTTAAATTTCGGCGTCGTTCGGGAACTGGTGGCTTACGGGAGGGAAAAAGCGGCAGCTGCAGGGAAGAGAATAAGCTTTACCCTGACCACCAACGGGCTGGGGTTGACGCCGGAAGTGGAGGAATTCCTGATTACCAACCAGATCAGCGTTATTTTGAGCCTGGACGGCCGGCCGGAAGTTCATGATTTGAATCGACGGACCCCCTCTGGACAGGGCACCTATCATCTCGTCGTACCCAGGGAAAGGCATTTTGTTGCCGCCCAGGGCCACCGTGATTACTGGGTACGGGGGACGTACACCCATCAGAATTTAGATTTCAGTGAAGATGTGCTCCACATTGCCGCCCTGGGTTTTCGTTTCGTGTCCCTGGAACCGGTAGTAGCGGCACCGGAGGCCGAATATGCTATTAGGGAGGAAGATTTAGACCGCCTGGCCGAAGAATACCGCCGCCTTGCCGTGGCTTATTTAGAGGCCGGGGCAGGGGGAAATCCCTTTAAGTTTTTCCACTTCAGCATTGATCCCGAAGCGGGCCCCTGCCTTGCCAAAAGGCTCAGCGGCTGCGGCGCGGGTACGAGCTACCTGGCGGTAACGCCCGGTGGGGATCTTTATCCCTGCCATCAGCTGGTGGGTAAACGGGAATACCGGCTGGGCAACGTCCAGGAGGGGATCACGCGCCCGGAACTGCGGGAGGAGTTTCGCCAGGCCCATGTATACAACCAGCCGGAATGCCGCCGGTGCTGGGCCCGTTTTTACTGCAGCGGCGGCTGCCATGCGGCCAACCTGGCGGCTACGGGAAATTTAAGGGAACCGGCACCCGTAGCCTGCGCCGTTCAAAAAATGCGTCTGCAGGCCGCCATCTATGTGCAGGTTAAAGAAGCCATCGGCGCATAA
- the scfA gene encoding six-cysteine ranthipeptide SCIFF, whose product MHIRTVFTPRLQENVRQGGCGNCHVSCQSACKTSITVSNQPCERADKK is encoded by the coding sequence ATGCACATCCGGACGGTATTTACCCCCCGCCTGCAGGAAAACGTCAGGCAGGGAGGTTGTGGCAATTGCCATGTCTCCTGCCAGTCGGCCTGCAAGACTTCTATTACCGTCAGCAATCAGCCCTGCGAGCGTGCTGATAAAAAATAA
- the rpsI gene encoding 30S ribosomal protein S9 has translation MAQVQFYGTGRRKNAVARVYLVPGEGRVTVNDRPLDEYFNQEILAMEVRQPLEVTNNAGRFDVMAKVKGGGISGQAGAIRMGIARALLQADADLRPVLKSHGFLTRDPRMKERRKYGLKKARKAPQFSKR, from the coding sequence TTGGCCCAGGTTCAATTTTACGGCACGGGAAGGCGTAAAAATGCCGTGGCTCGGGTGTACCTGGTACCCGGCGAAGGTCGGGTGACTGTAAACGATCGCCCCCTCGACGAATATTTCAACCAGGAAATTCTGGCCATGGAAGTACGTCAACCCCTGGAAGTTACCAACAATGCGGGAAGGTTTGACGTAATGGCCAAAGTTAAGGGCGGCGGCATAAGCGGTCAGGCCGGGGCCATCAGGATGGGAATTGCCAGGGCCCTGCTGCAGGCTGACGCTGACCTGCGCCCGGTTTTGAAGAGCCACGGTTTCCTGACCCGGGATCCGCGGATGAAGGAAAGAAGAAAGTACGGCTTAAAGAAGGCCCGCAAGGCGCCACAATTCTCCAAACGATAA
- the rplM gene encoding 50S ribosomal protein L13, which translates to MSTFMAKPHEVERKWYVIDAAGKTLGRVATEAARLLRGKHKPIFTPHVDCGDHVIVINAEKVRLTGKKLQQKQYIRHSGYPGGLKVMNYAQLLKTFPERAIEKAVKGMIPHNRLGRQMIKKLKVYRGNSHPHAAQRPEVWEIKD; encoded by the coding sequence ATGTCCACCTTTATGGCCAAACCACATGAGGTGGAGCGTAAGTGGTACGTCATCGACGCGGCGGGTAAAACCCTGGGTCGCGTAGCCACTGAAGCCGCGCGCCTCCTCAGGGGCAAACATAAGCCTATTTTTACCCCCCATGTGGACTGCGGCGATCACGTCATCGTCATCAATGCGGAAAAAGTGCGCCTCACCGGCAAAAAGCTCCAGCAAAAGCAGTACATCCGCCACAGCGGTTATCCCGGTGGCTTAAAAGTTATGAACTATGCCCAGCTTTTGAAGACCTTTCCCGAGCGCGCCATTGAAAAGGCCGTGAAAGGGATGATTCCCCATAATCGCCTGGGCCGGCAAATGATCAAGAAGCTAAAGGTCTATCGGGGTAACAGCCATCCCCACGCGGCCCAGCGGCCGGAAGTTTGGGAGATTAAGGACTAA
- the truA gene encoding tRNA pseudouridine(38-40) synthase TruA, with protein MPHLKITLAYDGTNYAGWQVQPEVHGPTVQGVVAAAIEKLTGERVCPAAAGRTDAGVHARGQVISFTTSSRIPVERWPAALNSVLPEDIAALKAEAVPPEFHARYSARWKWYRYSIYNHTVPDVFSRRYCWQVRYPLDFDAMAEAARYFIGYHDFRSFCAAGSPVRRFEREVLEARLHRRDRFIFFDVVANGFLYHMVRIMVGTLVEVGRGKLSPDDIPGIIQSRSREKAGPTAPAQGLCLERVAY; from the coding sequence ATGCCCCATTTAAAGATCACATTGGCTTACGACGGTACCAATTATGCCGGCTGGCAGGTACAGCCGGAGGTCCACGGGCCGACCGTCCAGGGTGTTGTAGCCGCCGCCATAGAGAAGCTGACGGGGGAAAGGGTCTGCCCTGCGGCCGCCGGGCGTACCGACGCCGGGGTTCATGCCCGCGGTCAGGTAATCAGTTTTACCACCTCCAGCCGTATCCCTGTGGAGCGGTGGCCGGCTGCCTTAAACAGCGTCCTGCCGGAAGACATTGCCGCCCTCAAGGCTGAAGCCGTACCCCCCGAATTTCACGCCCGCTACAGCGCCCGGTGGAAATGGTACCGCTATAGCATCTACAATCATACCGTACCCGACGTTTTCAGCCGCCGCTACTGCTGGCAGGTGCGTTATCCTTTGGACTTTGACGCCATGGCAGAGGCCGCCCGTTATTTCATAGGCTACCACGACTTTCGCTCCTTCTGCGCCGCCGGTAGCCCTGTGCGCCGGTTTGAGCGGGAAGTTTTAGAGGCCCGCCTGCACCGCCGGGACCGGTTCATTTTTTTTGACGTGGTAGCCAACGGCTTTCTTTATCATATGGTCAGGATTATGGTGGGGACCCTCGTGGAAGTCGGCAGGGGAAAGCTTTCTCCAGATGACATACCGGGTATTATTCAATCCCGCTCCCGGGAGAAAGCGGGGCCCACGGCCCCGGCCCAGGGATTATGTTTAGAGAGGGTGGCCTACTAA
- a CDS encoding energy-coupling factor transporter transmembrane component T family protein, with translation MVNWLGHYIPGRSPIHKLDPRVKIVGLVLYSVALLTAPTATATVVLGASIVPAIFLSGLAPSFIWRQLRPILLFLMAIFAFQAAVTPGEVIARVGPIGVTREGINYGFLGGARVSYLLLAAALLTATTDPLTLADGLEKLLRPGEKLGLPAAELALMLTMALRFVPTLLDEAERIMRAQLARGASFQGGKIKNLMPLIIPLFVSAFQRAEALAEAMEARGYQGSKGRTRMRELHFTRGDGLFLLTNVLLAFGSLYYRLKFGR, from the coding sequence GTGGTTAACTGGTTGGGTCATTACATTCCCGGTAGAAGCCCGATTCATAAGCTGGACCCGCGGGTCAAAATCGTGGGTCTTGTCCTGTACAGCGTAGCCCTGCTGACGGCACCTACGGCTACGGCCACCGTTGTTTTGGGGGCGTCCATTGTGCCGGCGATTTTTCTGTCCGGCCTGGCCCCATCCTTTATATGGCGGCAGCTACGTCCTATCCTCCTCTTCTTGATGGCAATTTTTGCTTTTCAGGCCGCCGTCACGCCGGGAGAAGTGATTGCCCGGGTAGGTCCCATAGGCGTCACCCGTGAAGGCATCAATTACGGCTTCCTGGGAGGGGCCAGGGTCTCTTATCTTCTGCTTGCCGCCGCCCTGCTTACAGCTACTACCGATCCCCTGACGTTGGCCGACGGCCTGGAAAAGCTGCTCAGGCCAGGGGAAAAGTTAGGCCTGCCGGCGGCCGAGCTGGCGCTGATGTTGACCATGGCCCTGCGTTTTGTGCCTACGCTGCTGGATGAGGCTGAGAGGATCATGCGGGCCCAGCTCGCCCGGGGGGCTTCTTTCCAGGGGGGTAAGATAAAAAACCTTATGCCTCTCATCATTCCCTTGTTTGTCAGCGCCTTTCAACGGGCGGAAGCCCTGGCAGAGGCCATGGAGGCCCGAGGATACCAGGGTAGCAAAGGCCGCACCAGGATGCGGGAACTGCATTTTACACGGGGCGACGGTCTCTTTCTTTTGACTAACGTTCTTCTGGCCTTCGGTTCCCTCTATTACCGGCTTAAGTTCGGGAGGTAA
- a CDS encoding ATP-binding cassette domain-containing protein, whose amino-acid sequence MEISLREVDFAYQVAGRRLPVLENININVKPGDFLAVVGAGGSGKTTLAMVMAGLLEPTSGVVALDGRPMKGRGRKGTASWYKVGMVFQQPEQQLFAETVAEDVAFGPRNMGLRGGELTVRVEKALKMVGLDPREIGKVSPLTLSGGMKRRVAIAGILAMDPEILILDEPTAGLDPAGREQILGVIHSFYRRPGKAVVLISHNMAEVAATAREIVVLHRGKIALKGTPREVFSWGHALKSYGLLPPPITQLMQELKELGAEVPLDAITLTEARKAILAWLGEGARG is encoded by the coding sequence ATGGAAATTAGCCTCCGGGAGGTAGATTTTGCCTACCAGGTGGCCGGGCGCCGGCTGCCGGTACTTGAAAATATTAATATTAACGTCAAGCCCGGTGATTTTTTAGCCGTTGTCGGTGCCGGTGGTTCGGGGAAAACGACCCTGGCCATGGTTATGGCCGGTCTTCTGGAGCCCACGTCCGGTGTCGTCGCCCTCGATGGCCGTCCAATGAAGGGTCGAGGGCGTAAAGGTACGGCGAGCTGGTACAAAGTAGGTATGGTTTTCCAGCAGCCGGAACAGCAGCTCTTTGCCGAGACGGTGGCCGAGGATGTGGCCTTCGGCCCCAGAAATATGGGCCTGAGGGGCGGGGAATTGACGGTACGGGTAGAAAAAGCCCTGAAAATGGTCGGTCTCGATCCCCGCGAAATCGGCAAGGTCTCTCCCCTTACCTTAAGCGGCGGAATGAAGCGGCGCGTGGCCATTGCCGGCATCTTGGCCATGGACCCGGAAATTCTTATCCTGGATGAGCCCACTGCCGGCCTCGACCCTGCCGGCAGGGAACAAATCCTCGGCGTCATTCACTCCTTTTACCGGCGTCCGGGAAAAGCAGTGGTGCTTATTTCCCATAATATGGCCGAGGTGGCTGCAACGGCGAGGGAGATTGTCGTTCTCCACCGGGGAAAGATTGCCCTCAAGGGTACGCCGCGGGAGGTTTTTAGCTGGGGTCATGCCTTAAAGTCTTACGGCCTTCTACCTCCGCCCATCACCCAATTAATGCAGGAGCTGAAGGAGCTGGGAGCGGAGGTGCCCCTGGATGCAATTACCCTGACGGAAGCCAGAAAAGCCATACTGGCGTGGCTGGGGGAGGGGGCGCGTGGTTAA
- a CDS encoding energy-coupling factor transporter ATPase — MLEVRGVTFYYPGTAFPAVENVNLTVGPGDFVALTGPNGSGKSTLARLLNGLLRPGKGRVLVDGMDTQNEDTLTEIRRRVGMVFQDPDNQIVAATVEDDVAFGLENLGLPPAVIRERVEAALEAFGLKDLKNRPPHLLSGGQKQRLALAGVMAMEPRYLVLDEATAMLDPVAREEILQKVMELRREKGVAVVLITHIMEEAALAGRMLVLKAGRIIMDGPPVEVLDQVEKLAAAGLKVPAIVALNKSLRQAGLTLPPDVVTVEEMARALWKLASGR; from the coding sequence ATGCTTGAGGTCCGGGGCGTTACTTTTTACTACCCGGGCACGGCGTTTCCGGCTGTAGAAAATGTAAATCTTACCGTGGGGCCGGGGGATTTTGTCGCCCTGACTGGGCCCAACGGTTCCGGCAAATCGACCCTGGCCCGTCTCTTAAACGGCCTCCTGCGTCCCGGCAAGGGACGGGTTTTGGTCGACGGAATGGATACCCAAAATGAAGATACCTTAACGGAAATACGCCGTCGGGTAGGCATGGTCTTTCAGGATCCCGATAACCAGATTGTAGCGGCCACCGTTGAAGACGACGTCGCCTTCGGCCTGGAAAACCTGGGGCTTCCTCCAGCCGTAATTCGGGAGCGGGTTGAGGCGGCGCTGGAGGCCTTCGGTTTAAAGGACTTGAAGAACAGGCCTCCCCATCTTTTATCCGGCGGGCAGAAGCAGCGTTTGGCCCTGGCCGGCGTCATGGCCATGGAACCCCGATATCTGGTTCTTGACGAGGCCACGGCCATGCTCGATCCCGTAGCACGAGAAGAAATCCTGCAGAAGGTGATGGAACTCCGTCGGGAAAAAGGGGTGGCCGTAGTTCTGATTACCCATATAATGGAAGAAGCTGCCCTGGCCGGGCGGATGCTGGTGTTAAAGGCAGGGCGGATAATTATGGACGGTCCCCCGGTAGAGGTGCTTGACCAGGTAGAAAAGCTGGCGGCGGCCGGTCTGAAGGTACCGGCAATCGTTGCTTTAAATAAAAGTCTGCGGCAGGCAGGTTTAACCCTACCGCCAGATGTGGTAACAGTAGAGGAGATGGCCCGGGCCTTATGGAAATTAGCCTCCGGGAGGTAG
- the rplQ gene encoding 50S ribosomal protein L17 translates to MGYRKLGRLSGHRKMMLRNIVTSFLREGKIETTEMRAKELRSLAEKMITLGKRGDLHARRQALAYLLDEDVVTKLFKEIGPRYQDKNGGYTRIIKTGYRQGDGAPMVRIELV, encoded by the coding sequence ATGGGCTACCGGAAATTAGGCCGCCTGTCCGGCCACCGCAAAATGATGCTCCGTAATATTGTAACCTCTTTCCTGCGGGAAGGGAAAATCGAGACGACCGAAATGCGGGCCAAAGAGCTACGGAGTCTTGCCGAGAAGATGATCACCCTGGGGAAAAGGGGGGATCTCCACGCCCGGCGCCAGGCTTTAGCCTATCTTTTAGACGAAGACGTAGTCACCAAGCTGTTTAAAGAGATCGGCCCGCGCTACCAGGACAAAAACGGCGGCTACACCCGGATAATTAAAACCGGATACCGCCAGGGGGACGGCGCGCCTATGGTCCGTATTGAACTGGTATAG
- a CDS encoding DNA-directed RNA polymerase subunit alpha has protein sequence MLEIERPRIECQEISNKYGRFVVEPLERGYGITLGNSLRRVLLSSLPGAAVTTVKIEGVLHEFSTIPGVVEDTTEIILNIKSLALKLHGDEPRVIRIEAEDEGEVTAADIITGADVEILNPELHIATLERGGRLFMEMTVEKGRGYVSAEKNKKEDQPIGIIPVDSLFSPVHKVNYQVENTRVGQVTDYDKLTLEVWTDGTIAPDEAVSSAAKILIEHIRLFLGLTERVSDEVTMVEKEEDSKDRLMDMSIEELDLSVRSYNCLKRAGINTVGELLQRTEEDMMKVRNLGKKSLEEVTQKLAELGLSLRQSDG, from the coding sequence ATGCTCGAAATAGAACGGCCTAGGATTGAATGCCAGGAGATATCTAACAAGTACGGGCGGTTTGTAGTTGAACCCCTGGAACGGGGTTATGGCATCACCCTGGGTAACTCCCTGCGGCGGGTCCTCCTTTCTTCGCTGCCCGGGGCCGCCGTAACTACCGTAAAAATCGAAGGGGTGCTCCACGAATTTTCTACCATCCCCGGGGTGGTGGAAGATACCACGGAGATTATTTTAAACATCAAATCCCTGGCCCTTAAGCTCCACGGCGACGAACCCCGGGTTATCCGCATTGAAGCCGAGGACGAGGGGGAAGTTACGGCAGCCGATATTATTACCGGCGCCGACGTCGAGATACTAAACCCCGAGCTGCATATAGCCACCCTGGAAAGGGGCGGCCGCCTTTTCATGGAAATGACGGTAGAAAAAGGCCGGGGTTATGTCAGCGCGGAAAAAAATAAAAAGGAAGACCAACCCATAGGGATTATTCCCGTGGATTCCCTTTTTTCACCGGTGCATAAGGTGAATTACCAAGTGGAAAACACCCGGGTGGGCCAGGTAACCGACTACGACAAGCTTACCCTGGAAGTATGGACCGACGGAACCATTGCCCCTGATGAGGCAGTGAGCTCGGCAGCCAAGATTCTTATTGAACACATTCGCCTTTTTTTAGGTTTGACTGAGCGCGTCAGCGATGAAGTCACCATGGTGGAGAAAGAAGAGGATAGCAAAGATCGCCTCATGGACATGTCCATTGAGGAACTCGATCTTTCGGTGCGTTCCTATAATTGCTTAAAGCGGGCGGGCATCAATACCGTCGGCGAGCTTTTGCAGCGGACGGAAGAGGATATGATGAAGGTACGTAACCTCGGCAAAAAATCCCTGGAAGAAGTAACGCAAAAGCTCGCAGAACTTGGCCTGTCCCTGCGGCAAAGCGATGGATAA
- the rpsD gene encoding 30S ribosomal protein S4 — MARYKNATCRLCRREGIKLFLKGDRCYSDKCAIARRSYAPGQHGQARKKLSEYGLQLREKQKARRIYGVLERQFSNYFEKAERMKGVTGENLLILLERRLDNVVYRLGFADSRAQARQLVRHGHFTVNGKKVDIPSYLVRPGDVIAVREKSKESPLFKDIAAAAAHRTVPAWLQADAAALEGRVLALPSREQIDVPVQEHLIVELYSK; from the coding sequence TTGGCAAGGTATAAAAACGCTACCTGTCGCCTGTGCCGGAGGGAAGGCATAAAGCTTTTCTTGAAAGGCGATCGTTGTTATTCAGATAAATGTGCCATAGCCCGGCGTTCTTACGCGCCCGGTCAGCACGGGCAGGCCAGGAAAAAGCTTTCCGAATACGGCCTACAGCTCAGGGAAAAGCAGAAGGCACGCCGCATTTACGGCGTATTGGAACGCCAGTTCAGCAACTACTTTGAGAAAGCCGAGCGCATGAAGGGCGTGACCGGCGAAAACCTGTTGATTCTTCTGGAAAGGCGTTTGGATAACGTCGTTTACCGCCTGGGATTTGCCGATTCCCGCGCCCAGGCAAGGCAGTTGGTGCGCCACGGTCATTTTACGGTCAACGGTAAGAAGGTAGACATTCCTTCTTATCTTGTGCGTCCAGGAGATGTCATTGCCGTCCGGGAAAAGAGCAAGGAGAGCCCCCTTTTCAAGGATATTGCCGCTGCGGCGGCCCACCGGACGGTACCGGCATGGCTGCAGGCCGACGCGGCCGCGCTGGAGGGTCGTGTCCTCGCCCTGCCCAGCCGGGAACAGATCGATGTTCCGGTACAAGAACACCTCATCGTTGAGCTTTACTCCAAGTAA
- the rpsK gene encoding 30S ribosomal protein S11, with the protein MPRKTARPRRRERKNIESGVAHIKSTFNNTLVTITDKNGNTIAWASAGTVGFKGSRKSTPFAAQMAAEAAAKQAMEHGMREVECYVKGPGAGREAAIRSLQAAGLEVSVIKDVTPIPHNGCRPPKRRRV; encoded by the coding sequence ATGCCACGGAAAACTGCCCGGCCACGCCGGCGGGAGCGCAAGAATATTGAAAGCGGCGTGGCCCACATTAAATCAACCTTTAACAACACCCTGGTAACGATTACCGACAAAAACGGCAACACCATAGCCTGGGCCAGCGCTGGGACGGTAGGATTTAAAGGTTCGCGCAAAAGCACGCCCTTTGCCGCCCAGATGGCGGCCGAAGCCGCCGCCAAACAGGCTATGGAGCACGGAATGCGGGAAGTGGAATGTTACGTGAAAGGCCCGGGAGCCGGTCGGGAAGCAGCCATTCGTTCCCTGCAGGCCGCAGGCCTGGAAGTCAGCGTAATAAAGGACGTAACCCCCATACCCCACAATGGCTGCCGGCCTCCTAAGAGGCGTCGAGTATAA
- the rpsM gene encoding 30S ribosomal protein S13, protein MARIAGVDLPRDKRVEIALTYIYGIGRPMANKILAATAVNPDTRVKDLTEEEVNRLREYIDKNLTVEGDLRREVALNIKRLMEIGCYRGLRHRRGLPVRGQRTKTNARTRKGPRKTVGVRRKK, encoded by the coding sequence ATGGCAAGGATTGCCGGGGTAGACCTTCCCCGGGACAAACGGGTGGAAATTGCCCTGACATATATTTACGGGATCGGCAGGCCCATGGCCAATAAGATTTTGGCGGCCACGGCCGTCAACCCCGATACACGGGTCAAAGATCTTACGGAAGAAGAAGTTAACCGTCTCCGCGAATATATCGACAAAAATCTAACGGTCGAGGGAGATCTGCGACGGGAAGTAGCCCTGAACATTAAAAGGCTGATGGAAATCGGATGTTACCGCGGGCTACGGCACCGCCGGGGGTTGCCGGTACGCGGTCAACGTACCAAGACCAATGCCCGCACGCGCAAAGGACCTCGTAAAACCGTGGGTGTACGGCGTAAGAAGTAG
- the rpmJ gene encoding 50S ribosomal protein L36, which produces MKVKPSVRPICEKCKIIKRKGRVMVICENPKHKQKQG; this is translated from the coding sequence TTGAAAGTCAAACCTTCAGTCCGGCCTATTTGCGAGAAGTGCAAGATCATTAAACGCAAGGGCCGGGTAATGGTAATATGTGAAAATCCCAAACACAAACAAAAACAGGGTTAG
- the infA gene encoding translation initiation factor IF-1 yields MAKEDVIEVEGTVIEPLPNAMFRVELANGHRVLAHVSGKIRMNFIRILPGDRVLVELSPYDLNRGRIVYRYK; encoded by the coding sequence TTGGCCAAAGAGGATGTCATTGAGGTAGAAGGTACGGTAATCGAACCCCTGCCCAATGCCATGTTTCGGGTAGAGCTGGCCAATGGGCACAGGGTGCTGGCCCATGTTTCCGGCAAGATCCGCATGAATTTTATTCGTATTTTGCCGGGGGATCGAGTACTGGTGGAATTATCGCCCTATGATTTAAACCGGGGACGAATTGTGTACCGCTATAAATAA